A stretch of DNA from Candidatus Bathyarchaeia archaeon:
AAAAGGATCCACAATGAAATTTTGTGTTATGGCGTCGAATTTGCATTTTTCACGGCAAACACCGCATTTAATGCATGCGGTTTCATCGATAACCGCTATTTTTGAACCCTTAAACTCTCTTGTTTCAAGGATTTCTGGATGCAAAAGCACGTGAAGATTTGGAGCGTCCACATCACAATCTGCGATGATGGCCTTTTCTGCCAGAACTGTAAATGCCGCAGTTATAGTTGTTTTGCCTGTTCCACCTTTCCCGCTCAGAACTGTTATTTGCTTCACTTACCTACCAGCTCCTTCGCGTCGTCAAATAATTTTTGAAATTTCTCGCGCCACTCCGGCATCTTCAAGCTGAATGGAATTCCTTTAGAATATAGTTCTGCAATTTTCCTTTGATATGGAACTTCGAGAAGAATTGGTATGCCCCTTTCCCTACAGTATTCGTAAACCTTTTTGCCGCCTATCCCAGCCCTATTAATCATAACGCCCATGGGGATTTTCATATCCTCTAAAACTGTTACCGTTATTTTCAAGTCATGAAGCCCGAAAGGCGTTGGCTCTGTTACGAGGAGGCAAAAGTCGCTGCCCTTAACCGTTTCGATCATGGGACAGCTTGTTCCCGGTGGTGCATCCAAAATAACGTTTTTAGTCTTGTACATGCGCTTTTTCACTTCCCTGATTAAGGGAACAGCCATTGGTTCGCCAACTTCAAGCTCTCCAAAAACAATCTCCAGACCATTCTTGGAGCCCTCTTTTAGACATCCGATCCTGTGCTTTCCCTCGCTAATGGCCTTTTTAGGGCATATTAAGATGCATCCTCCACAGCCGTGGCATAGCTCTGGAAAAATCAAGACTTTTTGGGCAACCACCAGAATAGCGTTGTATTGGCAGAAGGCTGCACATTTCCCGCAATGATCACATAAATCCTCGTTTATGGATGGAATAAGCCTATAAACAGGTTCTTCGCGGGTTATTTTTGGGTTTAAAAGCAGATGCACGTTAGGTTCTTCGACATCACAGTCTAATAATTGGGCTTTTTCTATGGAAACGGCTAGGTTAACTGCTACCGTTGTTTTGCCCGTTCCACCCTTTCCACTAGCAACGGCCACTATCACAGGAACCTCTCCTCAAGTTTTTCGAGAGCCTTGCGCAGAGCATTGACGGCTACTGCACAGTGAGTTTCTGGAAGCCCATTCAACTCCCTTAAAACATCCTCTTTTGTGATTTTCCATGCCTCCTCGATGCGTTTTCCAATTAGCAGAGATGTCAAAGCAGATCCTGCACAGGCTGTTCCGACGCAGCCTTTATACTCAAATTTTGCATCCTTAATCACATCATTTTCAAGCTTCAAGCAAAGAGTGATAGTGTCCCCGCATGGAAGGCCGGTATAAGCAAAAGAGACATCCGGCTTATCCATTGAACCGACGTTGACCTTGCTCGCATAGAGCTTTATGGCCTTAGCCGAATAACCTGCCTTAAGCAAAAGATCTTCTATCTTTAGCTTTTTCGGCATATTTCACCCTGAAATCGCCGAACACATGCTCTATCGGTGATGCGCGTGATGGCATCCCTCTGTTAACTCTTCAAGCTTGTCTTGCCTGTATGCCTCAATAACTTCCTTGACGATGCTTGCATTGGCCTTCAAAACGGCGACCTTCGCCTCCTGAAAGATGCTTAACGCCCTTGGCCCCATTCCAA
This window harbors:
- a CDS encoding ATP-binding protein — protein: MIVAVASGKGGTGKTTVAVNLAVSIEKAQLLDCDVEEPNVHLLLNPKITREEPVYRLIPSINEDLCDHCGKCAAFCQYNAILVVAQKVLIFPELCHGCGGCILICPKKAISEGKHRIGCLKEGSKNGLEIVFGELEVGEPMAVPLIREVKKRMYKTKNVILDAPPGTSCPMIETVKGSDFCLLVTEPTPFGLHDLKITVTVLEDMKIPMGVMINRAGIGGKKVYEYCRERGIPILLEVPYQRKIAELYSKGIPFSLKMPEWREKFQKLFDDAKELVGK
- a CDS encoding iron-sulfur cluster assembly scaffold protein: MPKKLKIEDLLLKAGYSAKAIKLYASKVNVGSMDKPDVSFAYTGLPCGDTITLCLKLENDVIKDAKFEYKGCVGTACAGSALTSLLIGKRIEEAWKITKEDVLRELNGLPETHCAVAVNALRKALEKLEERFL